A window of Streptomyces caniferus contains these coding sequences:
- a CDS encoding alpha/beta fold hydrolase, with amino-acid sequence MVQRIDVTGIGGVSLAAWEFTDPPKIGGGLEESEQRPGVLLLHGLMGRASHWAATARRLSARHRPVALDQRGHGRSEKPADGPYDREAYVDDAIAAIEQLGLAPVALVGHAMGALTAWQLAARRPDLVSALVICDMRASALGAASQREWTEWFRSWPLPFATLADVRKWFGEDDPTLERPRPARGEFFAEVMAERSDGWRPVFSRRQMLTARETWVHDAHWEELAQVSCPSLVVRGLDAELGRAEAMEMVRVLPRGAYAEIPDAGHLLPWEQPDAWCAAIEPFLQTATMIN; translated from the coding sequence ATGGTGCAGCGCATCGATGTCACAGGGATCGGCGGCGTAAGCCTCGCCGCCTGGGAATTCACCGACCCGCCCAAGATCGGAGGCGGGCTGGAGGAGAGCGAGCAGCGACCGGGCGTCCTGCTGCTCCACGGCCTGATGGGCCGCGCCTCGCACTGGGCGGCCACCGCGCGCCGTCTGAGCGCGCGCCACCGCCCCGTCGCGCTGGACCAGCGGGGCCACGGCCGCAGTGAGAAGCCCGCTGACGGGCCGTACGACCGCGAGGCGTATGTCGATGACGCCATCGCGGCCATCGAGCAGCTCGGCCTCGCCCCGGTCGCCCTTGTCGGGCATGCCATGGGCGCCCTGACGGCGTGGCAGTTAGCGGCCCGAAGACCGGATCTGGTCAGTGCGCTGGTCATCTGCGATATGCGGGCCTCGGCGCTCGGGGCGGCCTCGCAGCGCGAGTGGACCGAGTGGTTCCGGTCATGGCCGTTGCCGTTCGCCACCCTCGCGGATGTCCGCAAGTGGTTCGGCGAGGACGACCCGACCCTGGAGCGGCCCAGACCCGCCCGAGGCGAGTTCTTCGCCGAGGTGATGGCCGAGCGTTCCGACGGCTGGCGTCCCGTCTTCTCCCGCCGGCAGATGCTCACCGCCCGCGAGACCTGGGTCCATGACGCCCATTGGGAAGAGCTCGCCCAGGTGTCGTGCCCGTCCCTCGTCGTCCGCGGCCTCGACGCCGAACTGGGCCGCGCCGAGGCCATGGAGATGGTCCGGGTGCTGCCGCGCGGCGCCTACGCCGAAATCCCCGACGCCGGCCACCTCCTCCCCTGGGAGCAGCCCGACGCCTGGTGCGCCGCCATCGAACCCTTCCTCCAGACGGCCACGATGATCAACTGA